One stretch of Lysobacter sp. KIS68-7 DNA includes these proteins:
- a CDS encoding TolC family protein codes for MRRIVTGCIANALVVASALLLEGCVTLGPDYQEPEVAWLKTWHSDLYGQIDNVDAQKRVDLRFWWQAFNDPVLNTLIDTARRENPSLRIAGLRILESRAVLGIAGSNQYPQVQQLSGAATYIDNRESGGAGPDKHQHFAAYGANFDLAWELDFWGRFKRGIESAEAGFFASVANQQDVQVLLSAQVATLYYGYRTTLLRIEIAKNNAAIQKRSLDITERLYLEGEESELDLQQAKAQYLGTFATIPEQEADLVKLRNALCVVLGRPPGDLPELASVGGPLPNVESAVITEVPANLLLRRSDVRAAAWQVAAQSAQIGIAKADYFPAITLLGSIGWSSDTIGGTPSVTRITGGPALTWNLFDHGRIRNNVRLQDVRLQETIELFQNSALVAAQEMDDAAISVVKTGEQQVPLHDAARAAERSLELANTLYREGYAGFDRVLDAQRVLFAQAERELLNDSAHIVAVITMYKAVGGGWVDMPPPEESEAQGRVSK; via the coding sequence GTGCGACGCATCGTCACCGGATGCATCGCCAACGCACTGGTCGTGGCATCGGCCTTGCTGCTGGAAGGCTGCGTGACGCTCGGCCCGGACTACCAGGAGCCGGAAGTCGCGTGGCTCAAGACCTGGCACTCCGATCTCTACGGACAGATCGACAACGTCGATGCGCAGAAGCGAGTCGACCTGCGCTTTTGGTGGCAGGCCTTCAACGACCCGGTGTTGAACACGCTGATCGACACCGCGCGTCGCGAGAATCCATCGCTGCGCATCGCAGGCCTGCGGATCCTCGAGAGCCGCGCCGTGCTCGGCATCGCCGGCAGCAACCAGTACCCGCAGGTGCAGCAGCTCAGCGGCGCGGCCACCTATATCGACAATCGCGAAAGCGGGGGCGCGGGCCCCGACAAGCACCAGCATTTCGCTGCGTACGGGGCGAACTTCGACCTGGCGTGGGAACTGGATTTCTGGGGCCGGTTCAAGCGCGGCATCGAATCCGCGGAAGCGGGGTTCTTCGCGTCGGTCGCCAACCAGCAGGACGTGCAGGTGCTGCTGAGCGCGCAGGTGGCCACGCTGTACTACGGCTATCGCACGACGCTGCTGCGCATCGAAATCGCGAAGAACAACGCCGCCATCCAGAAGCGAAGCCTGGACATTACCGAGCGGCTTTACCTGGAAGGCGAGGAATCGGAGCTGGACCTGCAGCAGGCGAAAGCGCAATACCTCGGCACCTTCGCCACCATCCCGGAACAGGAGGCCGACCTGGTGAAGCTGCGCAACGCGCTGTGCGTGGTGCTGGGGCGGCCGCCCGGTGACTTGCCCGAACTCGCCTCGGTCGGTGGCCCATTGCCGAACGTCGAATCCGCCGTGATCACCGAAGTGCCTGCGAACCTGCTGTTGCGCCGCAGTGACGTGCGCGCGGCGGCGTGGCAGGTCGCGGCGCAATCGGCGCAGATCGGCATCGCGAAAGCGGATTACTTTCCGGCCATCACGCTGCTGGGCAGCATCGGTTGGTCCTCCGATACGATCGGTGGCACGCCAAGCGTCACCCGCATCACCGGCGGCCCCGCGCTCACCTGGAACCTCTTCGACCATGGACGCATCCGCAACAACGTGCGGCTGCAGGATGTGCGGCTGCAGGAAACGATCGAACTGTTCCAGAACAGCGCCCTGGTCGCGGCGCAGGAGATGGACGACGCCGCGATCAGCGTGGTCAAGACGGGCGAGCAACAGGTGCCGTTGCACGATGCGGCGCGCGCGGCGGAACGTTCGCTCGAACTCGCGAACACGCTATATCGCGAAGGCTATGCAGGATTCGACCGCGTGCTGGATGCGCAACGCGTCCTGTTCGCGCAGGCCGAACGCGAACTGCTCAACGACAGCGCACACATCGTCGCAGTGATCACCATGTACAAGGCGGTCGGCGGCGGATGGGTCGACATGCCGCCTCCGGAGGAATCCGAGGCGCAGGGGAGGGTGTCGAAATGA
- a CDS encoding AI-2E family transporter yields MQADYETLRKLVTRDLAETLLRVVLIVLLVLVCVRVFTPFSHLVIVAMILAVALYPLYVRVVRWFGGRRGWSATALVLSALLLLGTPIAMLGVAVTGELSDVYHGVDANEIGLKAPDPKVAEWPIVGPRVYATWSAAATNLPRLLQQNREVVKQYAKKILAMAASALAGAALFVLAIVVAGILMVYADEEKRVAERILTRLTNREQGPELLELSIATIRSVATGVVGVAVIQAILLGVGFLLAGIPGAAVLAFAVMFLGILQLPAVIVSIPAIAYLWMADDSSSTVAKVLFTVWFVVGGLADNVLKPLLLGRGVEAPMLVILVGAIGGMVAGGMTGLFMGAVLLAVGYQIFMQWVDRGPPASADPPG; encoded by the coding sequence GTGCAGGCAGACTACGAAACGCTGCGCAAGCTGGTGACGCGGGACTTGGCGGAGACCTTGCTCCGCGTCGTGCTCATCGTGTTGCTCGTACTCGTGTGCGTGCGGGTGTTCACCCCGTTCTCGCACCTGGTCATCGTGGCCATGATCCTGGCCGTCGCGCTCTATCCGCTGTACGTGCGCGTGGTGCGATGGTTCGGCGGCAGGCGCGGCTGGTCCGCCACGGCGCTGGTGCTCTCCGCCCTGTTGTTGCTCGGCACGCCGATCGCGATGCTGGGCGTGGCGGTGACCGGCGAGTTGAGCGACGTGTACCACGGCGTCGATGCGAACGAGATCGGCCTGAAGGCGCCTGATCCCAAGGTCGCCGAGTGGCCGATCGTCGGCCCGCGCGTGTACGCGACATGGAGTGCAGCGGCGACGAACCTGCCCCGCTTGCTGCAACAGAACCGCGAGGTCGTGAAGCAATACGCGAAGAAGATCCTCGCGATGGCGGCCAGCGCGCTCGCGGGGGCCGCGTTGTTCGTGCTCGCCATCGTGGTCGCCGGCATCCTGATGGTCTACGCCGATGAGGAAAAGCGCGTGGCCGAGCGCATCCTCACGCGCCTGACGAACCGGGAGCAGGGACCGGAGTTGCTGGAGCTTTCCATCGCGACCATCCGCTCGGTCGCCACCGGTGTCGTCGGCGTCGCCGTGATCCAGGCGATCCTGCTGGGCGTCGGCTTCCTCCTGGCCGGCATTCCGGGCGCCGCGGTGCTCGCGTTCGCGGTGATGTTCCTCGGCATCCTCCAGTTGCCGGCGGTGATCGTGTCGATTCCGGCCATCGCGTATCTGTGGATGGCCGACGACAGCAGCTCGACCGTGGCGAAGGTCCTGTTCACCGTGTGGTTCGTCGTGGGCGGGCTGGCGGACAACGTGCTCAAGCCCTTGCTGCTCGGACGCGGCGTGGAAGCGCCGATGCTGGTGATCCTGGTCGGCGCCATCGGCGGCATGGTCGCCGGCGGCATGACCGGCTTGTTCATGGGCGCGGTGCTGCTGGCCGTGGGCTACCAGATCTTCATGCAGTGGGTCGATCGCGGCCCGCCCGCGTCCGCCGACCCGCCGGGGTAA
- a CDS encoding phosphatase PAP2 family protein — MRHCLPLAAMLVLPMPALAGCPPFDWIDHVVTYDNSGIWNRDHQKQLALGMALTVIGGALFTDNNSRMGQTFDKTFDSMVLTAGTTTVMKYVFSRERPSQNADPCDFFDGSGHQSFPSGEVAEVSSIVTPFILEYGHDHPAVYALALLPVYDAVARVKVHGHWQSDVLVGAGIGVAWGIYAHRRHSPLILGLLPDGGVMLGYQKEF; from the coding sequence ATGCGCCATTGCCTCCCTCTCGCGGCGATGCTGGTGCTTCCGATGCCGGCGCTCGCGGGCTGCCCGCCCTTCGACTGGATCGACCACGTCGTCACTTACGACAACTCGGGCATCTGGAACCGCGACCACCAGAAACAACTCGCCCTCGGGATGGCGCTGACGGTGATCGGAGGCGCGTTGTTCACCGACAACAACTCACGGATGGGGCAGACCTTCGACAAGACCTTCGATTCGATGGTGCTCACCGCGGGCACGACCACGGTGATGAAGTACGTGTTCTCGCGCGAACGCCCCAGCCAGAACGCCGACCCGTGCGATTTCTTCGACGGCTCGGGCCACCAGAGCTTCCCCAGCGGCGAGGTCGCGGAGGTCAGTTCGATCGTCACGCCCTTCATCCTCGAATACGGACACGACCACCCTGCGGTCTATGCGCTGGCCTTGCTGCCCGTGTACGACGCCGTCGCGCGCGTGAAAGTGCACGGGCATTGGCAGAGCGACGTGCTGGTGGGCGCAGGGATCGGGGTCGCGTGGGGCATCTACGCGCATCGCCGCCACTCGCCCCTGATCCTGGGCCTGTTGCCGGATGGCGGGGTGATGCTGGGATACCAGAAGGAGTTCTAG
- a CDS encoding 2OG-Fe(II) oxygenase — translation MLLRPAQLDAADVRAVPFPLLIAHEVLDPSSVQVLDTDFPRYAGAGYFPHEAGDCGQTVNALVAELTSPEFADALGARLGIERMSQYPPLVTICRSLNLRHGSIHTDSASKVASALLYLNARWPEGEHAGCLRFLTAANDIDAILVPEIPPVYGTLTAFKRTECSFHGHLPFEGERHVIQVAWLVDEAARDRKTRRGRFSRFIKWLGGGVDRRVGKGRDRNAAHLD, via the coding sequence ATGCTCCTGCGCCCCGCCCAACTCGATGCCGCGGACGTGCGCGCCGTGCCGTTCCCGTTGTTGATCGCGCACGAGGTCCTCGACCCGTCGTCGGTGCAGGTCCTCGACACCGATTTCCCGCGCTATGCAGGCGCCGGGTATTTCCCGCACGAAGCCGGGGACTGCGGACAGACGGTCAACGCCCTGGTCGCCGAACTCACCTCGCCGGAATTCGCCGATGCCCTGGGCGCACGGCTGGGCATCGAACGCATGTCGCAGTACCCGCCGCTCGTCACCATCTGCCGTTCGCTCAACCTGCGGCATGGCTCGATCCATACCGACAGCGCCTCCAAAGTGGCCAGTGCGTTGCTCTACCTCAACGCACGATGGCCGGAAGGCGAACACGCCGGATGCCTGCGCTTCCTCACCGCGGCGAACGACATCGACGCGATCCTCGTGCCCGAAATTCCGCCGGTGTACGGCACGCTCACCGCATTCAAGCGCACCGAGTGTTCCTTCCACGGGCACCTGCCGTTCGAAGGCGAGCGCCATGTGATCCAGGTGGCGTGGCTCGTGGATGAGGCTGCGCGCGATCGCAAGACGCGGCGCGGGCGCTTCTCGCGCTTCATCAAATGGCTCGGCGGTGGCGTGGATCGCCGCGTGGGAAAGGGGCGCGACCGCAACGCGGCACACCTGGACTAG
- a CDS encoding cupin domain-containing protein, translating into MRWTPRDWLERLPGPATDRWPEGERFVHAFARGAVSVELYAPVGHDPQTPHAEDELYFIVAGTGVLSIDGVAHPFAPGDMFFVPAHAPHRFERFSEGFAAWAVFWPATGAP; encoded by the coding sequence ATGCGTTGGACACCCCGCGACTGGCTCGAGCGCCTGCCCGGCCCCGCCACCGACCGCTGGCCGGAGGGGGAGCGCTTCGTGCACGCCTTCGCCCGTGGCGCGGTGTCGGTCGAACTATACGCGCCGGTCGGGCACGACCCCCAGACACCGCACGCGGAAGACGAGCTGTACTTCATCGTCGCCGGGACCGGCGTGCTGTCGATCGACGGGGTCGCGCATCCCTTCGCCCCGGGCGATATGTTCTTCGTGCCGGCGCATGCGCCGCATCGGTTCGAGCGTTTCAGCGAAGGGTTCGCGGCCTGGGCGGTGTTCTGGCCCGCGACGGGCGCGCCCTAG
- a CDS encoding alpha/beta hydrolase, whose protein sequence is MSAAMPRHWLFLRGLSRDARHWNGLPERFAQRLQVTVQCIDLPGNGSRVGERSPSTMAGLVEACRERCRAAEPAPPFGFVALSLGAMVAVEWARRHPDEVGACVLMNTSAREGSPWYRRLRPNHYFAMASAFLAGNAEQRERTILQATSRADPDSPEGREILARWTTWDREAPVTRANALRQLLAASRFTPPEQMRAPTLLLASQLDALVDVRCSEALAERWHCELCIHPQAGHDLALDAPEWVVERVAAWHAA, encoded by the coding sequence ATGAGCGCTGCGATGCCGCGGCACTGGCTCTTCCTGCGCGGCCTGTCGCGCGATGCGCGCCATTGGAACGGATTGCCGGAGCGTTTCGCGCAGCGACTCCAGGTGACGGTGCAATGCATCGACCTGCCGGGCAACGGATCGCGCGTGGGCGAGCGCAGTCCGTCGACCATGGCAGGCCTCGTGGAAGCGTGTCGCGAACGATGCCGCGCTGCGGAGCCCGCGCCGCCGTTCGGCTTCGTCGCGCTCTCCCTCGGCGCAATGGTCGCCGTGGAATGGGCGCGCCGCCATCCGGATGAAGTGGGCGCTTGCGTGCTGATGAACACCAGCGCGCGCGAAGGCAGCCCGTGGTATCGACGCCTGCGTCCCAATCACTACTTTGCGATGGCGAGCGCCTTCCTGGCAGGGAACGCGGAGCAACGCGAGCGCACGATCCTGCAGGCGACGAGTCGCGCCGATCCGGATTCGCCAGAAGGCCGCGAAATCCTCGCGCGCTGGACGACGTGGGATCGCGAAGCGCCCGTGACGCGAGCCAATGCGTTGCGACAATTGCTGGCCGCCTCACGCTTCACTCCACCGGAGCAGATGAGGGCCCCGACCTTGCTGCTGGCGAGCCAGCTGGACGCATTGGTCGACGTGCGTTGCTCGGAAGCGCTGGCGGAACGCTGGCACTGCGAACTCTGCATCCACCCGCAAGCCGGCCATGACCTGGCGCTCGATGCACCCGAGTGGGTCGTGGAACGCGTGGCCGCGTGGCACGCCGCCTAG
- a CDS encoding M14 family zinc carboxypeptidase, giving the protein MDARVADRPAAFPELVELESLIELGQRSARQLGFDARCIARVSAGGESLPIWAIGLGNPDVRNAALGVIGGVHGLERIGASVVMAWLRTLLARATWDGALHEMLSHARIVLVPIVNPGGMHLHTRANPRGVDLMRNAPVDADARVPWLMGGHRIGPRWPWFRGPSNAAMEPEAAALCALVEGAFAERPLSLAIDCHSGFGVLDRIWFPHACTRTPTRVLPEFAALTDLFERSHPHHPYRFEPQSAQYLAHGDLWDYLHARMDRPANPFLPMTLEMGSWAWVRKNLRQGFTREGIFNPRRAHRVHRVLRRHLPLFDFLLHATASHAAWMPGGAMREKWLRDAMARWYPDAR; this is encoded by the coding sequence ATGGACGCACGCGTTGCGGATCGGCCGGCCGCCTTCCCCGAACTCGTGGAACTGGAATCGCTGATCGAACTCGGCCAGCGGAGTGCGCGCCAGCTGGGTTTCGACGCGCGTTGCATCGCGCGTGTATCGGCCGGCGGCGAGTCCCTGCCGATCTGGGCGATCGGGCTGGGCAACCCCGATGTGCGCAATGCCGCGCTTGGTGTGATCGGCGGCGTGCACGGCCTCGAACGCATCGGCGCCTCGGTGGTGATGGCGTGGTTGCGCACCCTGCTGGCGCGCGCGACGTGGGACGGCGCCTTGCACGAAATGCTGTCGCACGCGCGCATCGTGCTGGTGCCCATCGTCAATCCTGGCGGCATGCATTTGCATACGCGCGCCAATCCACGCGGCGTGGACCTGATGCGCAACGCACCGGTCGATGCCGATGCGCGCGTGCCGTGGTTGATGGGCGGGCATCGCATCGGGCCGCGGTGGCCGTGGTTCCGCGGCCCCTCCAACGCGGCGATGGAACCGGAAGCCGCTGCGCTGTGTGCGCTCGTCGAAGGCGCCTTCGCCGAACGTCCCTTGTCGCTGGCGATCGATTGCCACTCGGGGTTCGGCGTGCTCGACCGCATCTGGTTCCCGCATGCGTGCACGCGCACGCCAACGCGCGTGCTGCCGGAGTTCGCCGCGCTGACGGACCTGTTCGAACGCAGCCATCCGCATCATCCGTATCGCTTCGAACCACAGAGCGCGCAGTACCTGGCGCACGGCGACCTGTGGGATTACCTGCACGCGCGCATGGACCGCCCGGCGAATCCCTTCCTGCCGATGACGCTGGAGATGGGCTCCTGGGCATGGGTGCGCAAGAACCTGCGCCAGGGATTCACGCGCGAAGGGATCTTCAATCCGCGACGCGCGCATCGCGTGCATCGCGTGCTGCGGCGGCACCTGCCCTTGTTCGATTTCCTGTTGCATGCGACGGCCAGCCACGCGGCGTGGATGCCCGGCGGCGCCATGCGCGAGAAGTGGCTGCGGGATGCGATGGCGCGTTGGTATCCCGACGCGCGATGA
- a CDS encoding GNAT family N-acyltransferase: MPGIEHRLAERMPRLFRGRRARFTLPLLRTLAKWSRLDQVDAFLRNHSSLRGLAFVRAALDYLQADYHVAPTDLARIPARGGLVIVANHPSGALDALALLDAVGRVRKDVRIVANDVLMELEPLAELLLPVRVFGGRSPSESVRAIEEAVRAGQCVILFPAGEVSRFGPGGVRDGRWRRGFLRFARACDAPVLPVRIFARNSALFYGASTVFKPAGTALLAREMFERRKRRIALRVGEPMQLQAAADAQEVRRVRTALYALKPTPGAPRPLAAPVDPALVERAIAGMECLGETADGKKICTGRLPIDSPVLRELGRLRERTFRAVGEGTGRAVDLDVHDGWYEHIVLWDAPERRIVGAYRVARGARVLAEHGLRGLYTASLFDYPDAMLPRIAEGLELGRSFVVPEAWGSRSIDWLWQGIGAYLRRHPRVRYLFGAVSISAALPVAAREQIVAFYTRFHGGPDAEVISRRPFAYRAAAPEFADIDADTAFRVLKDNLDGLGATVPMLYKQYTELCEPGGARFLAFGVDPDFGDSVDGLIEVDIQRMAPRKRRRYLAGPPQ, encoded by the coding sequence ATGCCCGGAATCGAGCACCGTCTGGCCGAGCGCATGCCGCGCCTGTTCCGCGGCCGCCGCGCCCGATTCACGCTTCCCTTGTTGCGCACGCTGGCGAAATGGTCCCGCCTGGACCAGGTCGACGCCTTCCTTCGCAACCATTCCTCCTTGCGTGGCCTGGCCTTCGTGCGCGCGGCCCTCGACTACCTGCAAGCGGACTACCACGTGGCGCCGACGGACCTGGCGCGCATTCCCGCGCGCGGCGGGCTGGTGATCGTCGCCAACCATCCGTCGGGCGCACTGGATGCGCTGGCCCTGCTCGATGCGGTGGGTCGCGTGCGCAAGGACGTGCGCATCGTCGCCAACGACGTGCTGATGGAACTGGAACCGCTGGCGGAGTTGTTGTTGCCCGTGCGCGTGTTCGGCGGGCGTTCGCCGTCGGAAAGCGTGCGCGCGATCGAAGAGGCGGTGCGCGCCGGCCAGTGCGTGATCCTGTTCCCCGCGGGCGAGGTGTCGCGCTTCGGGCCTGGGGGCGTGCGCGATGGTCGCTGGCGTCGCGGCTTCCTCCGATTTGCGCGCGCGTGCGACGCGCCGGTGTTGCCGGTGCGGATCTTCGCGCGCAATTCGGCCTTGTTCTATGGCGCCTCGACGGTGTTCAAACCAGCGGGCACCGCGTTGCTGGCGCGCGAGATGTTCGAGCGCCGCAAGCGCCGCATCGCGCTGCGCGTCGGCGAGCCGATGCAACTGCAAGCCGCTGCCGACGCGCAGGAAGTGCGCCGCGTGCGCACCGCGCTGTATGCCTTGAAGCCGACGCCGGGCGCACCGCGTCCGCTCGCCGCACCCGTGGACCCCGCGCTCGTCGAGCGCGCGATCGCAGGGATGGAATGCCTGGGCGAAACCGCTGACGGCAAGAAGATCTGCACCGGTCGGCTGCCCATCGATTCGCCCGTGCTGCGCGAACTGGGTCGCCTGCGAGAACGCACGTTCCGCGCGGTGGGCGAGGGCACCGGGCGCGCGGTGGACCTGGATGTCCACGATGGTTGGTACGAGCACATCGTGTTGTGGGATGCACCGGAGCGTCGCATCGTGGGTGCGTATCGCGTCGCCCGCGGCGCACGCGTGCTGGCGGAGCATGGCTTGCGCGGCCTCTACACTGCGTCGCTGTTCGACTATCCGGACGCCATGCTGCCGCGCATCGCCGAAGGGCTGGAGCTCGGACGCAGCTTCGTCGTGCCCGAAGCCTGGGGCAGTCGCAGCATCGACTGGTTGTGGCAAGGCATCGGCGCCTACCTGCGACGCCATCCGCGCGTGCGCTACCTGTTCGGCGCGGTCTCGATCAGTGCAGCGCTGCCGGTGGCGGCGCGGGAGCAGATCGTCGCGTTCTACACGCGCTTCCACGGCGGCCCGGACGCGGAAGTCATCTCGCGGCGTCCCTTCGCCTACCGCGCGGCCGCGCCGGAGTTCGCCGACATCGACGCGGACACCGCGTTTCGCGTGCTGAAGGACAACCTCGACGGCCTCGGTGCAACCGTGCCAATGCTCTACAAGCAGTACACCGAACTGTGCGAACCAGGCGGCGCGCGCTTCCTGGCCTTCGGCGTGGACCCGGACTTCGGCGACAGCGTGGACGGGCTGATCGAAGTCGACATCCAGCGCATGGCCCCGCGCAAGCGCCGCCGTTACCTCGCCGGACCGCCGCAATAA
- a CDS encoding histidine kinase dimerization/phospho-acceptor domain-containing protein, with protein MTSPVSLRKRVAWASAALGLVMCVLFGLGVVAVAEDYEHILAKEILRGQAEDYGLRIANGLPAHLPRTQRLSGYLLRPPPQYAGFAPGVHEDPDHEGIHVGVFDTRAGRLYFVIDLGDIEATEQHLNIFLILMTLLGVAVGGWLGWLFAGRALAPVGALADEVDRLPQTPVKTDLEGRVSSDELGRLARAIDDYQARLVDADARQLAFFADASHALRTPIAVVQGVAEVMLDEPTTDAASTSRLQRLERGVEELADLLELLLALARRTPVEHEVVELDGLVREAFARWLQDPQAGPVLDVSGTAYVARRESVLLLRMLARKQFAASKGLRVQGSAGRLELSEPGLAPPPATTAQRADSGAIPALMSRAAERAGWRLRWVPGRVSMEVE; from the coding sequence ATGACGTCGCCCGTGTCCCTGCGCAAGCGCGTCGCGTGGGCGTCCGCCGCACTCGGCCTGGTGATGTGCGTGCTGTTCGGACTCGGCGTGGTGGCCGTCGCCGAGGATTACGAACACATCCTCGCCAAGGAAATCCTGCGCGGCCAGGCGGAGGACTACGGCCTGCGCATCGCCAACGGGCTGCCCGCGCACTTGCCGCGCACGCAGCGGCTGAGTGGTTACCTCCTTCGCCCGCCGCCGCAGTACGCGGGGTTCGCGCCGGGCGTGCATGAGGACCCGGACCACGAAGGCATCCACGTCGGCGTGTTCGACACGCGCGCGGGCCGCCTGTACTTCGTGATCGACCTGGGCGACATCGAAGCCACCGAGCAGCACCTCAACATCTTCCTGATCCTGATGACGCTGCTGGGTGTCGCGGTCGGGGGCTGGCTGGGCTGGTTGTTCGCGGGGCGCGCGCTCGCGCCGGTGGGAGCGCTCGCCGACGAAGTCGATCGCCTGCCGCAGACGCCGGTCAAGACGGACCTCGAGGGGCGGGTGTCGTCCGACGAACTCGGCCGCCTCGCGCGCGCGATCGACGATTACCAGGCACGCCTGGTCGATGCGGATGCGCGCCAGCTTGCCTTCTTCGCCGATGCGAGCCACGCGCTGCGCACGCCCATCGCGGTGGTGCAGGGCGTGGCGGAAGTGATGCTGGACGAACCGACGACCGACGCTGCTTCCACGTCGCGCCTGCAGCGCCTGGAGCGCGGCGTCGAGGAACTCGCGGACCTGCTCGAACTGCTGCTCGCGCTCGCACGCCGCACGCCGGTGGAACACGAAGTGGTCGAACTCGATGGGCTGGTGCGCGAAGCCTTCGCGCGCTGGTTGCAGGATCCGCAGGCGGGCCCGGTGCTCGACGTGAGCGGGACCGCCTACGTCGCGCGCCGCGAATCGGTGTTGTTGTTGCGCATGCTGGCGCGCAAGCAGTTCGCGGCGTCGAAGGGACTGCGCGTGCAAGGCAGCGCCGGCAGGTTGGAGCTGAGCGAGCCGGGCTTGGCGCCGCCTCCCGCGACGACGGCGCAACGCGCCGACAGCGGCGCAATTCCCGCACTCATGTCGCGTGCCGCCGAACGCGCGGGCTGGCGCCTGCGGTGGGTGCCGGGGCGCGTGTCAATGGAAGTCGAGTAG
- a CDS encoding response regulator transcription factor, producing MSPSSPDGLKVLLVEDQADIAANIWDFLERRGHEVDHCADGASGLERARNGDFDVIVLDLGLPRLDGLDLCKTLRDAGLGVPVLMLTARDTLDDKLRGYAHGADDYMVKPFAMRELEARIRVIHRGIAGPSRKAATDAPLTYDATTMTATREGKRVPLTRLQGRLLDLLLAEAPKIVAHERLLRAAWGAEAGDMAALHTQMYELRALLDKPFDTPLIRSVRGVGYRILPP from the coding sequence ATGTCGCCCTCATCGCCCGACGGCCTCAAGGTCCTGCTCGTCGAGGACCAGGCGGACATCGCCGCCAACATCTGGGATTTCCTTGAGCGTCGTGGCCACGAGGTCGACCACTGCGCGGACGGCGCGTCGGGTCTGGAGCGCGCGCGCAACGGCGATTTCGACGTGATCGTGCTCGACCTTGGCCTGCCGCGCCTGGACGGCCTGGACCTGTGCAAGACCCTGCGCGACGCCGGCCTTGGCGTGCCGGTGCTGATGCTCACGGCACGCGACACGCTCGACGACAAACTCCGCGGCTACGCGCACGGCGCCGACGACTACATGGTCAAGCCTTTCGCGATGCGCGAACTCGAAGCGCGCATCCGCGTGATCCACCGCGGCATCGCGGGCCCGTCGCGCAAGGCCGCGACCGACGCGCCGCTCACCTACGACGCAACGACCATGACGGCCACGCGCGAAGGCAAACGCGTCCCCCTCACGCGCCTGCAGGGAAGGCTGCTCGACCTGTTGCTTGCAGAAGCGCCGAAGATCGTCGCGCACGAACGACTGCTGCGCGCAGCCTGGGGCGCGGAGGCCGGCGACATGGCCGCGCTGCACACGCAGATGTACGAACTGCGCGCATTGCTCGACAAACCGTTCGACACGCCCCTGATCCGATCGGTGCGTGGGGTCGGCTACCGGATCCTGCCGCCATGA